The Clostridia bacterium DNA window GCGATCGCGCCGGGCGTCCTGGGGCTCACGGGCATCGAGACGACGGACATCATCGCGGGCATCGTCAAGGAGATCCGGCCCGACGCCGTCCTGGCCATCGACGCCCTGGCGGCGCGCAGCATCCGGCGCATCTGCAGCACGATCCAGCTGGCGGACACCGGCATCCGGCCCGGCTCCGGGGTGGGCAACGATCGCGGCGGCATCCATCGCGAAACGCTGGGCGTGGACTGGGTCGTGGCGATCGGCGTGCCGACGGTCGTCCACGCCTTCACGATCGCCAGCGACACGGTGGATCTCCTGATCGAGTCGCTGCGCAGCCGGCCGGGCTTCGGGGACTGCTTCCGGCACTTCTCACCCGAAGAGAAGAACCGCCTCATCGAGGAGGTGCTCTCCCCGACCGTCGGCGATCTCATGGTCACGCCCAAGGAGATCGACGTGATCATCGACGACATGTCCCGCGTGCTGGCGGCGGGGATCAACGCCGCGCTGC harbors:
- a CDS encoding GPR endopeptidase, which translates into the protein MGELRTDLALEATQHAQQGLGQLPGVRVEERRHGDVVVHRVEVLNEEGERATGKARGHYVTLDTPGVRNRDRAMQGQVARALADEIRHMMPIPPDAHVLVVGLGNWNATPDALGPRVVDNLLVTRHLQNQVPADLRGRLRPVSAIAPGVLGLTGIETTDIIAGIVKEIRPDAVLAIDALAARSIRRICSTIQLADTGIRPGSGVGNDRGGIHRETLGVDWVVAIGVPTVVHAFTIASDTVDLLIESLRSRPGFGDCFRHFSPEEKNRLIEEVLSPTVGDLMVTPKEIDVIIDDMSRVLAAGINAALHPGMADEVLTF